In Candidatus Nanosynbacter lyticus, one genomic interval encodes:
- a CDS encoding ABC transporter permease: MWKPLNFLGRQNLILLRELIVTDFKLRYQGSVLGYVWSVLKPLFLFAILYVVFVHILRLDRGIPHFPVTMLLGIVLWSFFTEATSNGLGSIVNRGDLIRKLNFPKYIIVISGTVSSLINLFINLGVVLIFILLNGVSLSFSALWIIPLIIELYIFSLGIALLLSVFNVKYRDTSYIWEIFLQAAFYAAPIIYPLQMALERSRVAAELLFINPVTQIIQDARYVLINQDGSIIRATDLIHDWRIIIPWLIILITVIFGVYYFSKKSRYFAEDI; encoded by the coding sequence ATGTGGAAACCTCTAAACTTTTTAGGTCGTCAAAACCTTATATTATTAAGAGAACTTATTGTAACTGATTTTAAATTAAGATATCAGGGCTCGGTTTTAGGCTATGTATGGAGTGTACTAAAACCGCTGTTTCTGTTTGCTATCCTGTATGTTGTTTTTGTACACATACTAAGATTAGACAGGGGAATACCTCATTTTCCCGTAACAATGCTGTTAGGTATTGTTCTGTGGTCATTCTTTACAGAAGCGACAAGTAATGGACTAGGGTCTATCGTTAATAGGGGAGATTTGATTAGAAAATTAAATTTTCCAAAGTATATTATTGTAATATCAGGAACAGTATCTTCTTTAATCAACTTATTTATTAATCTAGGCGTAGTTCTAATATTTATTCTGTTAAATGGCGTAAGCCTTTCTTTCTCGGCACTATGGATTATTCCTCTTATTATCGAGTTATATATATTTTCTTTAGGTATAGCATTGTTGTTATCTGTATTTAACGTGAAATATCGTGACACTAGCTATATTTGGGAAATCTTTCTGCAAGCGGCTTTTTACGCAGCTCCGATTATTTATCCTTTACAAATGGCACTAGAGCGCAGTCGTGTGGCAGCAGAGCTACTTTTTATTAATCCAGTAACGCAAATTATTCAAGATGCTAGGTATGTATTGATAAATCAAGATGGTTCGATTATTAGAGCAACTGATTTAATTCATGATTGGCGTATCATAATACCGTGGCTAATAATACTAATTACGGTAATATTTGGAGTTTATTATTTTTCTAAAAAATCACGGTATTTTGCGGAGGATATATAA
- a CDS encoding glycosyltransferase family 2 protein: MLNYLKNIIKRRRYLYNFILLIMAPYRRYLDTQQRKIYEKWENRQTHNQPINKKIDKQPLISIIVPTYNTPVKYLRDMIKSVEGQSYDNWELIIVDDASPNDDVKHEIRKIAKNNTKIKPFFLKTNRHIAGATNYGINKANGEYIGLLDHDDMLHKDALLLVVNKINELPGVKFIYTDEVKLDEKGRQYQPFFKPDWNIDFLRSINYITHFAIIQRDSLIELGGEDGVYNGTQDWELFLRATRTLKSSQIAHIPKILYYWRVHNNSTAGNLDAKPYVIGAQKKALTDDIKKRHMEAEVVRDSLYGAQWCMRYSSPSQQDVTVNNILFSRDDSVGNVLSRETSDVIIFSNSSVDYSGDYSLLGDIFREDIGAVIPRIYDESQVVGNLKSILDEKIVKFIQELSRRSFTKHIYLTSKYNLKDVCSSVLFIERKKLSLIDQSTKIDSQSLTKALCNKGFRTLYNPYITIKEN; the protein is encoded by the coding sequence ATGCTGAATTATTTAAAAAATATCATAAAGCGCAGGAGATACCTTTATAATTTTATATTACTAATAATGGCGCCGTACAGGAGATATCTTGATACGCAACAGAGAAAAATCTATGAAAAATGGGAAAATAGACAAACACACAATCAGCCTATAAATAAAAAAATAGACAAACAACCTCTTATCTCTATTATTGTTCCGACGTACAATACCCCAGTTAAATACTTGAGGGATATGATTAAATCAGTTGAAGGTCAATCTTATGATAATTGGGAATTGATTATTGTTGATGATGCCTCACCTAATGATGATGTAAAACATGAGATTAGAAAGATTGCAAAAAACAATACGAAAATAAAGCCTTTTTTTCTAAAAACTAATCGACACATAGCAGGGGCAACAAATTATGGTATTAATAAAGCTAATGGTGAATATATAGGGTTATTAGATCATGATGACATGCTACATAAAGATGCTCTTCTATTGGTTGTTAATAAGATAAATGAATTGCCTGGCGTAAAATTTATATATACTGATGAAGTTAAGCTTGATGAGAAAGGGCGACAGTATCAGCCATTTTTTAAGCCTGATTGGAATATTGATTTTTTGCGATCAATAAACTATATTACACATTTTGCTATAATCCAGCGCGATTCTCTAATAGAACTGGGAGGTGAAGATGGCGTATACAACGGAACTCAGGACTGGGAATTATTTTTGAGGGCAACGCGAACACTAAAATCAAGTCAGATTGCTCATATACCGAAGATTCTTTATTATTGGCGTGTTCATAATAATTCTACGGCAGGAAACCTAGATGCAAAACCTTATGTTATTGGTGCTCAAAAAAAAGCCTTAACGGATGATATTAAAAAGCGTCATATGGAGGCCGAGGTAGTACGAGATTCTTTATATGGCGCTCAGTGGTGTATGCGATATTCTAGCCCTTCTCAACAAGATGTCACTGTAAATAATATATTATTTAGCAGGGATGATAGTGTTGGTAATGTTTTGAGTAGAGAAACTTCAGATGTAATAATATTTTCAAACTCTTCAGTTGATTATTCTGGAGATTATAGTTTATTAGGTGATATATTTAGAGAAGACATTGGTGCTGTAATTCCGCGAATATATGACGAGAGCCAAGTTGTAGGAAATTTAAAGTCTATTTTAGATGAAAAAATCGTGAAATTTATACAGGAATTGAGTAGACGGTCATTTACGAAACACATTTACTTAACCTCGAAATATAATCTTAAAGATGTATGCTCTTCGGTACTATTTATAGAGAGAAAAAAGCTTTCCTTGATTGATCAATCAACAAAGATAGATAGTCAATCGCTAACCAAAGCGCTTTGTAATAAAGGATTTAGGACGCTATATAATCCGTATATAACAATAAAGGAGAACTAG
- a CDS encoding ABC transporter ATP-binding protein produces the protein MMAKNNIVEIVGVTKTFRIPIESVNMFKQKVVGFLLRKKGYRDFTPLKNVSFSIEEGDFFGIVGKNGSGKSTLLKLIAGIYTPNKGHIRTKGKLVPFIELGVGFNPELSGRDNVYLNGALLGFSRKEVDEMYDDIVDFAEMHDFMEERLKNYSSGMQVRLAFSIAIKAKGDILMLDEVLAVGDEAFQKKCYAYFDKLKRENKTVILVTHDMGAVERFCNKAVLIENGKVKIQGKPHIVAAAYSMSNQLEHAKTHNFNRSSAPFDVRIYDSQGKENNSFKYNEQITIKLSWEQPNVKNIGVAIFRENGEYVFGPNTYQDQYKIKHKNKAEYTVKLNLNEGDYFIKAGLTGKRDIDTIAFIEEGPHFSVQRDYESGRWGGVTKLDHTWK, from the coding sequence ATGATGGCAAAAAATAATATAGTTGAAATCGTCGGAGTAACTAAAACTTTCAGAATTCCAATTGAGTCGGTGAATATGTTTAAGCAGAAAGTTGTAGGCTTTTTGTTGAGAAAAAAAGGCTATAGAGACTTTACTCCGCTAAAAAACGTTTCTTTCAGTATTGAAGAGGGTGATTTTTTTGGAATAGTTGGTAAAAATGGGTCTGGTAAAAGTACCTTATTGAAATTAATAGCAGGTATATATACACCTAATAAGGGTCATATACGCACAAAAGGTAAATTAGTTCCTTTTATCGAATTAGGTGTTGGATTTAATCCTGAATTGTCCGGCAGGGATAATGTATATTTGAATGGTGCACTTCTAGGATTCAGTCGAAAAGAAGTTGATGAAATGTACGATGATATTGTTGATTTTGCTGAAATGCATGATTTTATGGAAGAGAGGCTGAAGAATTATTCAAGTGGTATGCAAGTTCGCTTAGCATTCTCTATTGCGATAAAAGCTAAGGGTGACATTTTAATGCTTGACGAGGTTCTGGCGGTTGGCGATGAGGCATTTCAGAAAAAATGCTATGCTTATTTTGATAAATTAAAGCGTGAAAATAAGACTGTCATATTAGTGACTCACGATATGGGAGCTGTAGAGCGTTTTTGCAATAAAGCTGTACTAATAGAGAACGGCAAAGTAAAGATACAAGGAAAACCTCATATAGTTGCCGCTGCATATAGCATGAGTAATCAATTAGAACACGCAAAAACACATAATTTTAATCGATCATCCGCACCTTTTGATGTACGCATATACGATAGTCAAGGTAAAGAGAATAATTCCTTTAAGTATAATGAACAGATTACAATTAAATTATCTTGGGAGCAGCCTAACGTAAAGAATATCGGAGTTGCTATATTTAGAGAAAATGGAGAATATGTATTTGGCCCTAATACCTATCAGGATCAATATAAAATTAAGCACAAAAACAAAGCAGAGTATACAGTTAAGTTGAACCTTAATGAGGGGGATTATTTTATAAAAGCTGGCTTAACTGGAAAAAGAGATATAGACACTATAGCTTTTATAGAAGAAGGTCCTCATTTTTCAGTTCAACGGGATTATGAAAGTGGGCGTTGGGGTGGTGTTACTAAATTAGACCATACGTGGAAATAG
- a CDS encoding glycosyltransferase family 2 protein, whose amino-acid sequence MKSITILVPVYNEESVLPQLFDRLDDVAKNTPNYKFEFLFINDGSVDESLYIIADQAQKDTRISYINLSRNFGKEIAMLAGIDHAEGDAAVIIDADLQDPPELIKEMIAYWEDGYDDVYARRSSRQGETWLKKKTSQWYYRILQKSTSIPIQVDTGDFRLLDQRCVEALRQFRESQRNTKAIFSWIGYRKKEIFYDRDPRLAGQTKWNYRKLINLAIDGVTSFTTAPLRMATIFGFIISFVAFCWIIYLLVRPLFGVSTGAGYSSLMAVILFLGGVQLLSLGIIGEYVGRIFIETKNQPLYLIEEYHAGNRKKTRR is encoded by the coding sequence ATGAAATCAATCACCATCCTTGTCCCAGTATACAACGAAGAATCCGTCCTTCCTCAGCTATTTGATCGCTTAGATGACGTCGCAAAAAATACTCCCAATTACAAATTTGAATTTCTATTCATCAATGATGGCAGCGTCGATGAATCTTTATATATTATTGCCGATCAAGCCCAGAAAGATACACGCATCAGTTATATCAATCTGTCGCGCAACTTCGGTAAAGAAATAGCGATGCTCGCCGGAATTGACCATGCCGAAGGCGATGCTGCCGTGATTATTGACGCCGATTTGCAAGATCCGCCAGAGTTAATAAAAGAGATGATTGCCTATTGGGAAGATGGTTATGATGATGTCTATGCTCGCCGCAGTAGCCGGCAGGGCGAAACTTGGCTAAAGAAAAAAACCAGCCAGTGGTATTATAGAATCCTCCAAAAATCGACTAGTATTCCTATTCAAGTTGATACCGGCGATTTTCGCTTACTGGATCAGCGTTGCGTTGAAGCCTTGCGGCAATTTCGTGAATCTCAGCGCAACACTAAGGCGATTTTCAGCTGGATTGGCTATAGGAAAAAAGAAATTTTTTACGATCGCGACCCCAGATTGGCTGGCCAGACTAAATGGAATTATCGCAAATTAATTAACTTGGCTATCGACGGTGTCACTAGCTTTACCACCGCGCCACTGCGAATGGCTACCATCTTTGGATTTATCATTTCCTTCGTAGCTTTCTGCTGGATTATCTATCTTTTAGTTCGCCCTTTGTTCGGAGTTTCGACTGGCGCCGGCTATTCTTCCTTAATGGCGGTTATCCTATTCTTAGGCGGCGTTCAGCTACTGTCACTGGGAATAATTGGTGAATATGTCGGCCGAATATTTATTGAAACTAAAAATCAACCGTTATATTTAATTGAGGAATATCATGCAGGAAATCGCAAAAAAACACGCCGATAA
- a CDS encoding glycosyltransferase, which translates to MIRKVNNLVKKSTVIIKDDGLVRFTKRTAKYLYYRKFPDKRKMEYKDILFINGCTLPHPERYRVAHQMEQLMSQGLTVESIFYDRLSLDQLKYYRGFVFFRCPITDTIREFIKQAHYFNKTCFFDIDDLVIDQKYTDSIKYVQQMSVDDKQLYDDGVNRMRETLELCDHVVTTTTQLQEELQHYTKGEVLINRNVASDEMIKLSNLALEAVSKDNNKIIVGYFSGSITHNEDFDLVIPSLIKIFEKYPQIYLKIAGILDVPDALDPYKERLITSGFVDWRELPAVMAECDIVLAPLVDTIFNRAKSENKWVEAALVKIPTIASNIGAFAEKIQNNETGILVNNTDTEWFKALDLLVSDSALRGKLADKAHEEIIHNYSTVYTGYNLASFIRKHLARNIGFVLPSTDISGGVIVALKHADVLRRHGWDVTLIDAVSKHALKIAKKTYSYRYELPGFNVVATHKTKMKAFFDTQVATLWSTVELVKKQPNVRSRLYFVQNFETDFYIPGTGEPRFLANASYCDQSGIRYITMSLWCQKWLKDVFHKESEYVSNGIDLELYPYRKRDFTGKIKILIEGDSKSEYKNTDEAFRIVERLDPDKFEILYLSYRKEPKDWYRVDRFYNRIAPEKVGEVYASCDILIKTSIVESFSYPPLEMMATGGVSVVVPNGGNVEYLKDDYNCLFYRQGDIDAGVAAVEKLLNDKKLRDKIIKNGQKTAQAYQWSKLEQRIVDIYK; encoded by the coding sequence ATGATACGAAAAGTTAATAATCTTGTAAAGAAAAGTACTGTTATTATAAAGGACGATGGCCTTGTTCGATTTACTAAGCGTACGGCAAAGTATTTATACTATCGTAAGTTTCCCGATAAAAGAAAGATGGAATATAAAGACATATTATTTATAAATGGCTGCACACTGCCTCATCCAGAACGATATCGTGTTGCTCACCAGATGGAACAGCTAATGTCGCAGGGGTTAACTGTTGAGAGCATTTTTTATGATAGATTATCGCTTGATCAATTGAAGTATTATCGCGGATTTGTATTTTTCCGCTGCCCAATAACTGATACGATTCGTGAGTTTATCAAGCAGGCGCATTATTTTAATAAAACCTGTTTTTTTGATATCGATGATTTAGTAATTGACCAGAAATATACTGATTCAATTAAATATGTTCAACAGATGAGCGTCGATGATAAGCAGCTCTACGACGACGGTGTTAATCGAATGCGCGAAACGCTGGAGTTGTGCGATCATGTTGTTACCACGACTACTCAACTGCAAGAGGAGCTACAGCATTACACGAAGGGTGAAGTGTTGATTAACCGCAATGTTGCATCTGATGAAATGATTAAGCTATCTAATTTAGCGCTTGAGGCGGTTAGTAAAGATAATAACAAAATTATCGTCGGCTATTTCAGTGGAAGCATTACCCATAATGAAGATTTCGATCTCGTTATTCCTAGTCTTATTAAAATATTCGAAAAGTATCCGCAAATTTACCTTAAAATTGCTGGCATTCTGGATGTTCCAGACGCCCTTGATCCGTATAAAGAGCGTCTTATTACGTCAGGATTTGTTGATTGGCGAGAATTGCCAGCTGTTATGGCGGAGTGCGATATTGTTTTAGCGCCGCTGGTTGATACGATTTTTAACCGCGCAAAATCTGAGAATAAATGGGTTGAGGCGGCTCTTGTAAAGATTCCAACCATAGCCAGCAATATTGGCGCTTTTGCAGAGAAAATTCAGAATAACGAAACAGGCATACTAGTAAACAATACTGACACAGAGTGGTTTAAAGCGCTTGACTTACTAGTATCAGACTCGGCTTTGCGCGGTAAACTTGCAGATAAAGCTCACGAGGAGATAATTCATAACTATTCGACGGTGTACACTGGCTATAACCTAGCTTCGTTTATTAGGAAGCATTTGGCGCGAAATATCGGTTTTGTTCTGCCGTCGACCGATATTTCGGGAGGAGTAATTGTCGCCTTAAAGCATGCTGATGTACTAAGAAGACATGGCTGGGACGTGACGCTAATTGATGCAGTCAGTAAGCACGCTCTAAAAATTGCTAAGAAAACCTATAGCTATAGATATGAGTTGCCTGGATTTAATGTCGTTGCTACGCACAAAACTAAAATGAAAGCGTTTTTTGACACGCAGGTTGCAACGTTGTGGTCAACTGTTGAGCTAGTTAAGAAGCAGCCTAATGTTCGTAGTCGGCTTTATTTTGTGCAAAACTTTGAAACGGATTTTTATATACCAGGCACTGGTGAACCGCGCTTTTTGGCAAACGCTTCTTACTGCGATCAATCTGGTATACGGTATATTACGATGTCGCTATGGTGTCAGAAGTGGTTGAAAGATGTCTTTCATAAAGAATCCGAGTATGTCTCAAATGGAATTGATCTTGAATTGTACCCATATCGCAAACGTGATTTTACGGGCAAAATAAAGATACTTATTGAAGGCGACAGCAAAAGTGAGTATAAAAATACTGACGAAGCTTTTCGTATCGTTGAGAGGCTTGACCCTGATAAATTTGAGATTTTGTATTTATCATATCGCAAGGAACCAAAAGATTGGTACCGAGTCGATAGATTTTATAATCGTATTGCTCCAGAAAAAGTTGGAGAAGTGTACGCAAGCTGCGATATTTTGATTAAAACTAGTATCGTTGAGAGCTTTTCATATCCGCCGCTTGAAATGATGGCGACTGGCGGCGTATCTGTTGTAGTACCAAATGGTGGCAATGTTGAATATCTAAAAGATGATTACAACTGTCTATTTTATCGCCAAGGCGATATCGATGCGGGCGTTGCAGCTGTCGAAAAGTTACTAAACGATAAAAAACTGCGCGATAAAATCATTAAAAATGGTCAAAAAACTGCTCAAGCTTATCAGTGGAGTAAGCTTGAGCAGCGGATTGTTGATATATACAAATAG
- a CDS encoding glycosyltransferase family 2 protein: MNRLAIIVLNWNGSDDAIECIESLTKQTLKPTIIVVDNNSSDNSVSVFEKYISIHKREDITLIKNPRNLGFAGGINTGLVYARKQGFEYIGVLNPDAIADKEWCQALVDELSSHPKCGITTGILQRRNSKTLDTTGDFYTTWGLPGPRNRDEPIKNAPNKTGEVFGATGGGAIYRAAMFDDIDMFDEDFFMYYEDVDLSFRAQLAGWKVRFTPKAIAYHKVGASSKKVPGLAVYNTFKNLPLVFIKNVPGKLFWYIGLRFFLTYWLIFASAFRHGNGWPAFKGILASIIRKPAAYHKRWSIQKNRKVSVNYIRSIIHDGPLPNQTGLLKFKRFFRIK, from the coding sequence ATGAATAGACTTGCAATTATAGTACTGAACTGGAATGGGTCTGATGACGCCATAGAGTGCATCGAATCTCTAACTAAGCAAACTTTAAAACCTACTATCATCGTCGTGGATAATAATAGTAGCGATAATTCTGTTTCCGTATTTGAGAAATATATTTCAATACATAAAAGAGAAGACATTACTTTAATTAAAAACCCACGAAATCTAGGGTTTGCTGGCGGAATTAACACCGGATTGGTTTATGCACGCAAACAAGGTTTCGAGTATATTGGCGTGCTGAATCCAGACGCAATTGCCGATAAAGAATGGTGTCAAGCACTCGTTGACGAACTATCTAGTCATCCAAAATGCGGCATTACAACTGGAATTTTACAGCGTCGCAACAGTAAAACTCTCGACACAACCGGCGATTTCTATACTACCTGGGGTCTACCTGGCCCAAGAAACCGCGATGAGCCTATAAAAAATGCACCCAACAAAACTGGTGAAGTTTTTGGCGCGACTGGCGGCGGAGCGATTTATCGCGCGGCAATGTTTGACGATATCGATATGTTCGACGAAGATTTTTTCATGTATTACGAAGATGTCGACCTCAGTTTTCGCGCCCAACTAGCCGGCTGGAAGGTCCGCTTTACGCCCAAAGCCATCGCTTATCATAAGGTTGGCGCCAGCAGCAAAAAAGTGCCTGGTCTCGCCGTTTATAATACCTTTAAAAACCTGCCGTTAGTTTTCATTAAAAACGTTCCAGGGAAGTTATTTTGGTATATTGGCCTGCGCTTTTTCTTAACATATTGGCTGATTTTTGCTAGCGCTTTCCGCCACGGCAACGGCTGGCCAGCTTTCAAAGGTATATTAGCCTCAATAATTCGTAAACCTGCTGCTTACCATAAACGCTGGTCTATTCAAAAAAACCGCAAAGTCTCTGTCAACTACATCCGCAGTATTATCCACGATGGGCCGTTACCCAATCAAACCGGACTGCTGAAATTTAAGCGTTTTTTCAGGATAAAGTAA